The following are from one region of the Rhipicephalus microplus isolate Deutch F79 chromosome 1, USDA_Rmic, whole genome shotgun sequence genome:
- the LOC142801372 gene encoding uncharacterized protein LOC142801372 → MLSVNNLVRPPKRASVEGDGPQLLLKLQGLFDKEKPASSQIDMLAVLFDDVLEEPGEAVNNASVPDVTLSTKECILDYLAGYVVKKFSTISCTDCVGTLKSQTREPTDLIQKKSRGFLQVPSSQLLSLLRIVEGHVEELTVDTVACADVYANIVDQVLLDSRIASAGVRCRLHYVGTTAEVVHFFLRCRLHFYTREKNKLTRATRRANCPANGGNKPHG, encoded by the exons ATGCTCTCTGTAAACAACCTAGTTCGGCCGCCAAAACGGGCCTCGGTCGAGGGAGATGGACCCCAGCTGTTGCTCAAGCTCCAGGGCCTCTTTGACAAGGAAAAACCTGCCTCCAGTCAG ATTGACATGTTGGCGGTCCTCTTTGATGACGTTCTTGAGGAGCCGGGAGAGGCAGTGAACAATGCATCCGTGCCTGACGTTACGCTCTCCACCAAAGAGTGTATTCTTGATTATCTTGCCGGTTACGTGGTAAAGAAGTTTTCAACGATAAGCTGCACTGACTGCGTGGGAACACTCAAGAGCCAGACACGAGAGCCAACTGACCTAATCCAGAAGAAGTCAAGAGGATTCCTGCAAGTGCCCTCATCCCAGCTTCTCAGCCTGTTGCGCATTGTGGAAGGACATGTTGAAGAACTGACTGTGGACACAGTTGCATGTGCCGATGTGTATGCGAACATTGTTGACCAAGTTTTGCTCGACAGCCGCATTGCTTCTGCTGGTGTGCGCTGTAGGTTGCACTATGTGGGTACCACAGCAGAGGTTGTTCATTTTTTCTTGAGGTGCCGCCTGCACTTTTACACCAGGGAAAAAAACAAGCTGACACGAGCGACGCGGCGAGCAAACTGCCCAGCAAATGGTGGCAACAAGCCCCATGGGTAG
- the LOC142801232 gene encoding uncharacterized protein LOC142801232 yields the protein MPLTCCVPGCRSGYRSCTEKASLFCLPSDREQRDRWKRAIPRQETGAFNFESKAVRVCEKHFDTTDIIRADEFRISGQSVLLQREKPKLRVGAIPRIFENLPAYLTKPKPRSRSQRENPPAKRRRVSSPNNDGTAASVSSSTEPCDPEAAGDDGGVISTGSCTEMACQTERNFCSISELHAVKDQLRSTKQQLRLCQVKIAKLTVQANRSRRSHQDVQKLSAREKLIFDHWLMKANAKSATAARYKKEWIYDCLLLKIKSTAVYTFLHENEFLPLPNPRTLYGYPRNRKADFGFDSTLFTVLCEKLEAVPERERRGVLMFDEMSVRKSVHIRESDMALLGKVDFAEHTRPGDHGKDGDHVLVFLFRPSLGGWSQTVGTFCASGAAPGSIVAKLLLQCIVHLTNAGVVVDAVTCDNSTSNQSALRSLGVNGDMHKLQTCFEHPCEPSKQVHVVIDPPHLFKFAQSGQVFGK from the exons ATGCCTCTGACGTGCTGCGTACCTGGTTGCCGCTCTGGCTATCGGAGTTGTACAGAAAAAGCTTCGCTGTTCTGCCTCCCAAGCGACCGCGAACAACGCGACAGGTGGAAGCGAGCCATTCCACGACAGGAGACGGGCGCTTTCAACTTCGAGTCGAAGGCCGTTCGTGTGTGCGAGAAACATTTCGACACCACGGACATTATTCGAGCCGATGAGTTCAGAATAAGTGGACAATCTGTGCTTCTGCAGCGCGAGAAGCCTAAGCTCCGCGTCGGTGCCATACCCCGGATATTTGAAAACCTGCCGGCGTATCTTACGAAGCCCAAGCCACGGTCGCGCTCACAGCGAGAAAATCCGCCTGCAAAACGTCGTCGCGTTTCGTCGCCGAACAACGATGGCACTGCAGCTTCTGTGAGCTCCAGCACAGAGCCCTGCGATCCTGAAGCAGCCGGAGATGATG GTGGAGTGATAAGCACTGGAAGCTGCACAGAGATGGCATGCCAGACAGAGAGAAATTTCTGCTCCATCTCAGAGCTCCACGCAGTTAAAGACCAGCTTCGAAGCACTAAGCAGCAACTTCGTTTGTGCCAAGTGAAGATTGCGAAATTGACAGTGCAAGCGAATAGGAGCAGAAGATCGCACCAAGATGTTCAGAAGCTTTCGGCTCGCGAGAAGCTCATTTTTGACCACTGGCTCATGAAAGCCAACGCGAAGTCTGCAACAGCTGCGCG GTACAAAAAAGAGTGGATTTATGACTGCTTGCTGCTAAAGATAAAGTCCACAGCAGTCTACACTTTTCTTCATGAAAATGAATTTTTGCCCCTTCCAAATCCCCGCACCCTCTATGGCTACCCCAGAAATCGGAAAGCTGATTTTGGCTTCGACAGCACTTTGTTCACGGTTCTGTGTGAAAAGCTAGAAGCAGTTCCAGAAAGAGAGCGTCGAG GAGTGCTCATGTTCGATGAAATGAGCGTCAGAAAAAGCGTCCACATTCGCGAGTCGGACATGGCACTGCTGGGCAAGGTGGATTTCGCCGAACACACACGACCAGGTGACCATGGCAAAGACGGCGACCACGTGCTGGTCTTTCTGTTTCGGCCTTCTCTGGGAGGGTGGTCACAAACTGTGGGCACATTTTGTGCTTCTGGTGCTGCCCCAGGATCAATcgtggcgaagctccttttgcAGTGCATTGTTCACCTTACAAACGCTGGTGTTGTTGTTGACGCAGTGACCTGCGACAACTCCACATCAAACCAATCAGCCTTGAGATCTCTGG GTGTCAACGGGGACATGCACAAGCTTCAAACGTGTTTTGAACACCCGTGTGAGCCCTCAAAGCAAGTCCACGTTGTAATTGATCCACCGCACTTATTTAAGTTTGCTCAAAGTGGGCAAGTTTTtggtaagtaa